The stretch of DNA AATCCGAAGGACTCGTCAACAACGTGTCTCAAAGTCAAGCCGAAAGCCAAAACCTGTCCACGGCCATGTCGAACATAGAGCAAAGCGGGATCAGCTTGAAAGAAAACTTAATGCCGAGTTTTCAAAAATTTGTTGAAAAAGAAGACAGTCGAAATGCTCCATCTATCCTCACGAGCACGAGTGAAGGCGCCATCGCCGCCCGTCAAGAAATGTGGAATAAATACCAAGAAAGTGACGACTTTAAAAACGACGTGTTCGCACTGGCGGGCGTCAATCTGCCCACAACAATGAACAACACCAACGAGCCTTTGGCCTTCAACGCGCATCAAACCAACCGCCGAGATGCACACGAAATGAAAACCGTCAGCTACTTCACCCAAAACACCGACCGAATGGCGTTTACCAAACAAAGTGACGATCTATTTGATAAGACGCGATTTGATGACATCAAAAACGACACCCTCTCACAACAAGAGGACACTCGTGCTCACATTAATCCACTAGAAAAACGAGAGCCAAGCAGTCCAGTACAACCTGAAACGCACACCAATGAATCACAAATAAAGCCCATAAACACAGAGGATGGCTACCATTATTACTCCTCTTTTAATAAAGAAAAGTAAAAGTGTGAGCCAAGATCCAGAGTGGTGAATTGTTTATTTTTTGAGCAATAAAATACTGGTATTATGATCAGGTATTTATTAAAAAAAGGAATAAAATCATGCGCTACTCTTACTTATTATTGACAAGTTTATTTTTTATCAACACCGCTCATGCAACAGAGCAAACGTTATCAAAAACATGGAAATCAGGCTCGGAATTAAGAAAAGAACGAGTCGCTAAAATGAGGGCAGAAGATCAAGCCGACGTCAGAAAAATGTATTTTTTTGTGAAGCACATTAATGACGTTGGCACTCCAGAAAAAGCCAAACTCGACGCCTTTTTACTCGGGCTTCAAGAAGCCTTTTCTGTCAATCAATTCATGGAGAAGAAAACACTAGGGCTAACGTGGTTTTGCGCCCGCCCTTCGTTACTAAATGGGCTTAATGGTGAAAATCCGGTGCCAGAGATCATTCAATGGGTCTATGACACCTACCCTGAGAGATTCAAAAGCAACGGCATATACTCACCATCCAGTGATGCCCTTGCTTATGGATTACAACTTCAATATCGCTGCGAAGGCGTCCCACTAGGGCGCATACCAGGATACAAATACTAAAGGACAATAACATGGATACAGACAAACGCCCCAAACACAGCAATTACACCCGTGGCGGTCAAATTACCTTCCACAACTTGCGCATGTTTTTTCAAATAAACACCGCCCTGTTTAAGTGGATAAGCGTCAGTGTGCTTGGCGCCACGGTGCTGCTCACTTACGTTCGTGCGCCCGCCAATACGTTCATGGCTGTCTGGTATTCAATCCGCAATCACACGCTACTCAAACTCAATGCCCCATTAACTCGTGAAGTCACGACCTTATGGGAGGGTAAACGTTACACCAGCACATTAGGCGCTCAACTCAGTAACAACACCTTACTCGATTTAAACGCTCAGTTTTGGTATCAACTCCAAGTCAATTTCTTGATAAGCACCTTACTTGGACTCGGCCTTGTCTTTATTGCCATGACGTATTTTAAAAGTAAAGGGGACGAACAAACCGACGATCACTTTATCCGTGGGATAAAAAAGGCAACTCCTGCAGAGATAACTAAAGAAGTTAAAGCCAAGAGCAAGCTATCAAGTTTTGCCATCGATAAGCACCGTCTGTTTAAGCACAATTTTGAAATACAGCACTTAATGATTGACGGCACCACGGGCGCGGGAAAATCCGTCGCACTCAGAAAGTTGGTCCGTTGGATACGTAAACGTGGCGATAAGGCCATCATTTACGACAAAGGCTGCACCTTTGTCGGTAAGTTCTATAACCCTGAAACCGACACCATTTTAAATCCCTTTGATGAGCGCTGCGCCAACTGGGACATTTGGTGTGACGCCAAAGAAGCCCCTGACTTTGAAAACATGGCCGCGGCCCTTATTCCTCAACATGGCGATGGCGATCCATTTTGGGTTGATTCGGCGCGAACCATCTTCTCAAGCACCGCCTTTCAAATGATGAAAGACAATGAACCGGTCAGCACCGCTCGATTACTGAGCCTGGTCTTAACCTCTGAGCTAGAAACATTAGGCTCTTTTTTAAAAGGCACGGAATCGGCCACCCTCGTGTCTAACAAGATTGAAAAAACCGCCATTTCCATCAAATCCGTATTGGCCACGTACATTAAAGCCTTGCGATTCTTAGAAGGGTTGGATGAGAAAAATGA from Aliivibrio salmonicida LFI1238 encodes:
- the traD gene encoding type IV conjugative transfer system coupling protein TraD, coding for MDTDKRPKHSNYTRGGQITFHNLRMFFQINTALFKWISVSVLGATVLLTYVRAPANTFMAVWYSIRNHTLLKLNAPLTREVTTLWEGKRYTSTLGAQLSNNTLLDLNAQFWYQLQVNFLISTLLGLGLVFIAMTYFKSKGDEQTDDHFIRGIKKATPAEITKEVKAKSKLSSFAIDKHRLFKHNFEIQHLMIDGTTGAGKSVALRKLVRWIRKRGDKAIIYDKGCTFVGKFYNPETDTILNPFDERCANWDIWCDAKEAPDFENMAAALIPQHGDGDPFWVDSARTIFSSTAFQMMKDNEPVSTARLLSLVLTSELETLGSFLKGTESATLVSNKIEKTAISIKSVLATYIKALRFLEGLDEKNEHNALKRPKFSITDWVQDDEQKGFLFLSSNAQQHASLRPLISMWLAIASNAILGMEEDEDRRIWVILDEMPTLHKLPELDAIIAEVRKFGGCYVIGIQSYAQLVKTYGKTTAEVIFDLLNTRFYFRAPSATMAKISALDLGEQEIDISKENYSYGAHAMRDGVSLGHQTVTRPVVSTAEIQTLDDLQCWVRLLGCNLITRLDLVFDKMPQLCHPFIKRNHSMSPEMTAIYEQLTFLELMAPQALDKENRDALRSGQAKNFEDETQMNAEWADQKQAIRANKAKELIQKEKGSMLTPEKKEQERRDIEQEQEAERMINEASIADIELGD